In Vespula vulgaris unplaced genomic scaffold, iyVesVulg1.1, whole genome shotgun sequence, a single genomic region encodes these proteins:
- the LOC127072511 gene encoding RISC-loading complex subunit tarbp2-like isoform X1 codes for MGKTAIMILQELGMKEGFLPVYTLLRSQTGKQINIFTFKVQYKEFSAIGQALNKKDAKQKAAQNMLILLEDPNDISKTKPLSSSNDIYPDTSSVPALLDSTLMDEDLRNYVGSLQQYCLENKLMQAEYQTTNITGPAHEKVFTMSCTVGSITEEATGTRKKQVKQSVAKKILERLTNTNDPSVANKDECGSSNPFKDCDDLSGIDKDVLNELSLKVDNCKLNETESQANKKKKFLDPNIKSYLGPILPKDVIELQNRHLLFKQYVYNTVCNGSEEKLIEIFNTVKGFKRSFMDIEKYDIVRVTSLEQEILVYIEEKMKLSMEKKIIHSRNPLLKITAFKISNPLDIVQFGAHNSSLVAGAIALVNILDTIIIYLE; via the exons ATGGGTAAAACAGcaataatgattttacaagAGTTAGGAATGAAAGAGGGCTTCTTACCAGTTTACACATTGCTTCGTTCACAAACTGGtaagcaaataaatatatttacttttaaagtACAATATAAAGAGTTCTCAGCAATTGGACAAGctctgaataaaaaagatgcgaAGCAGAAAGCAGCTCAGaatatgttaatattgttGGAAGACCCAAATGACATTTCTAAGACAAAACCACTATCATCTTCAAACGACATTTATCCTGATACTTCATCAGTACCAGCTTTGCTAGATTCAACATTAATGGATGAAGACCTTAGAAATTATGTTGGATCTTTACAA CAATActgtttagaaaataaattaatgcagGCAGAGTATCAAACTACTAATATAACTGGCCCAGCACACGAAAAAGTGTTTACTATGTCCTGTACAGTAGGGTCAATAACTGAAGAAGCAACAGGAACTAGAAAAAAGCAAGTCAAACAAAGTGTAGCAAAAAAGATACTAGAACGTCTCACGAATACTAATGATCCGTCAGTTGCAAACAAAGATGAATGCGGATCTTCTAATCCTTTTAAAGACTGTGACGATTTGTCTGGAATAGACAAAGATGTTCTTAACGAGTTAAGTTTAAAAGTAGATAATTGTAAACTTAACGAAACCGAATCTCAagcgaataagaagaaaaaatttctagatCCAAATATCAAGAGTTACCTAGGACCAATACTTCCAAAGGATGTTATTGAATTACAAAATCGTCATTTGTTATTCAAACAGTACGTTTACAATACTGTTTGTAATGGTAGCgaggaaaaattaattgaaatatttaatactgtcAAAGGCTTTAAGAGAAGTTTTATggatatagagaaatatgaCATCGTAAGAGTAACTTCTCTGGAACAGGAGATTTTAGTATAtattgaagagaaaatgaaattatccatggaaaaaaagattatacatAGCAGGAATCCATTGCTAAAGATAACTGCTTTTAAAATAAGTAATCCTCTAGATATAGTTCAATTTGGAGCACATAACAGTTCGTTGGTTGCAGGAGCAATAGCTCTAGTTAATATTCTTGACacgattataatatacttGGAGTAA